A part of Halobacillus shinanisalinarum genomic DNA contains:
- the pdhA gene encoding pyruvate dehydrogenase (acetyl-transferring) E1 component subunit alpha gives MFQILNEKGEIVNEDAMPDLSDEDLKEIMRRMVYTRILDQRSIALNRQGRLGFYAPTAGQEASQLGSHFALEKEDFILPGYRDVPQLIWHGLPLTKAFLFSRGHYKGNQMPEGVNAVSPQIIIGAQITQAAGVGLGFKKRGKDAVAITYTGDGGASQGDFYEGMNFAGAFGAQTIFVVQNNQFAISVPVEKQSAAETIAQKAVGVGIEGLQVDGMDVLAVYAATKEARKRAIDGEGPTLIETMTYRYGPHTMAGDDPTRYRTDDMDSEWEQQDPIVRFRTFLEGKDLWSEEEENKVIEDAKAEIKAAIKEADNTPKQKVTDLISNMYEELPSNLQEQMEEYKEKESK, from the coding sequence ATGTTTCAAATCCTTAACGAGAAGGGCGAAATCGTCAATGAAGATGCGATGCCTGATCTTTCAGATGAAGATTTAAAAGAAATTATGCGTCGCATGGTTTATACAAGAATTTTAGACCAGCGTTCTATTGCACTTAACAGACAAGGACGTTTAGGATTTTATGCTCCAACAGCTGGTCAAGAAGCTTCACAACTAGGGAGCCATTTCGCCCTTGAAAAGGAAGACTTTATTTTACCGGGATATCGTGATGTTCCACAATTGATTTGGCATGGTCTTCCGCTAACCAAGGCATTTCTATTTTCCCGTGGTCATTATAAAGGAAACCAAATGCCTGAAGGAGTCAATGCTGTCAGCCCGCAAATCATTATTGGTGCCCAGATTACTCAAGCTGCAGGTGTGGGTCTTGGATTTAAAAAACGTGGCAAAGATGCAGTAGCCATTACTTATACAGGTGACGGCGGAGCTTCCCAAGGAGACTTTTATGAAGGGATGAACTTTGCTGGTGCATTTGGTGCTCAAACGATCTTTGTTGTTCAAAACAACCAATTCGCTATTTCTGTGCCTGTAGAAAAACAATCTGCTGCTGAAACGATTGCTCAGAAAGCTGTAGGAGTCGGTATTGAGGGACTTCAAGTTGATGGCATGGATGTTTTAGCTGTATATGCCGCTACAAAAGAAGCCCGCAAACGTGCCATTGATGGAGAAGGTCCAACACTAATTGAGACAATGACTTACCGTTATGGTCCACACACAATGGCGGGTGACGATCCGACAAGATATCGTACTGACGATATGGATAGCGAATGGGAACAGCAAGATCCGATCGTGCGTTTCCGTACTTTCCTTGAAGGTAAGGATCTTTGGTCTGAAGAAGAAGAAAACAAGGTCATTGAAGATGCAAAAGCTGAAATCAAGGCCGCCATTAAAGAAGCAGATAATACACCAAAACAAAAAGTAACCGATCTGATCAGTAACATGTATGAAGAACTTCCATCCAATCTTCAAGAACAAATGGAAGAATACAAGGAAAAGGAGTCGAAGTAG
- a CDS encoding alpha-ketoacid dehydrogenase subunit beta produces MAQMTMIQAITDAMRTELKNDENVLVFGEDVGQNGGVFRATEGLQDEFGEDRVFDTPLAESGIGGLSIGLALTDFRPVPEIQFFGFVYETMDAINGQMARYRYRTGNTKNMPITIRSPFGGGVHTPELHADSLEGLMAQQPGLKVVIPSNPYDAKGLLIQSIRDNDPVIFLEHMKLYRSFREEVPEEEYTVELGKAEVKREGSDVTLIAYGAMVHSCLKAAEELEENGISAEVIDLRTVSPVDYETILASVEKTNRAVMVQEAQKQAGIAANVAAEIQEKAILHLEAPVLRVTAPDTVYAFTQAEEIWLPDHNDIVEKANKVVNF; encoded by the coding sequence ATGGCACAAATGACAATGATTCAAGCCATTACAGACGCGATGCGCACAGAACTTAAGAACGACGAGAACGTGCTCGTATTTGGTGAAGACGTAGGCCAAAACGGCGGCGTATTCCGTGCAACAGAAGGTCTTCAAGATGAATTTGGCGAAGATCGTGTATTTGATACACCACTCGCCGAGTCAGGAATCGGTGGTTTGTCCATCGGTCTTGCTTTGACAGACTTCCGACCTGTTCCTGAAATTCAATTCTTTGGTTTCGTTTACGAGACAATGGATGCAATTAATGGTCAAATGGCTCGTTACCGCTATCGTACAGGGAACACGAAGAATATGCCGATTACCATCCGCTCCCCATTTGGCGGCGGTGTTCACACCCCTGAACTTCACGCGGACAGTTTAGAAGGTTTAATGGCCCAGCAGCCAGGTCTTAAAGTTGTCATCCCTTCCAATCCTTATGACGCAAAAGGTCTTCTTATCCAATCGATCCGTGATAACGATCCAGTTATTTTCCTTGAACACATGAAGCTTTATCGTTCATTCCGTGAAGAAGTTCCTGAGGAAGAATATACAGTCGAACTTGGAAAAGCGGAAGTGAAGCGCGAAGGTTCAGATGTTACTTTGATTGCTTATGGAGCTATGGTACATTCTTGTCTTAAAGCAGCGGAAGAGCTAGAAGAAAACGGCATTAGTGCTGAAGTAATCGACCTTCGTACAGTAAGTCCTGTCGATTACGAGACTATTCTAGCTTCAGTTGAGAAAACTAATCGTGCCGTAATGGTTCAGGAAGCTCAGAAACAAGCAGGAATCGCTGCCAATGTTGCTGCTGAAATTCAAGAAAAAGCGATTCTTCACCTTGAAGCACCTGTTCTGCGTGTAACTGCACCAGATACAGTGTATGCCTTCACACAAGCTGAAGAAATATGGCTGCCTGACCATAACGATATTGTTGAAAAAGCAAATAAAGTAGTTAATTTTTAA
- a CDS encoding dihydrolipoamide acetyltransferase family protein, with amino-acid sequence MAFEFKLPDIGEGIHEGEIAKWFVKPGDEVKEDDVLCEVQNDKAVVEIPSQVDGTVKEIHVDEGETTTVGTVIITIDDGSEDSGEESKEEPKEESKEEKQESSKEDSKDERSEEQPAAESDDSDVDEDKRVIAMPSVRKYARDNDVDIRKVQGSGKNGRILKDDVNSFLDGGQAKAEDSQEDEAKGEKAETSSKAAPAAGEAYPETREKMSGTRKAIAKAMVNSKHTAPHVTLMDEVDVSELVAHRKKFKAVAAEQDIKLTYLPYVVKALVSTLKKYPVLNTSLDDETDEIIQKHYYNIGIAADTDKGLLVPVVKDADRKSIFSISSEVNELAVKARDGKLSSEEMKGASTTITNIGSAGGQWFTPVINHPEVAILGIGRIAEKPVVRDGEIVVAPVLAISLSFDHRMIDGATAQHAMNNIKRLLNDPQLIMMEA; translated from the coding sequence GTGGCGTTCGAATTTAAACTGCCTGATATCGGTGAAGGTATCCACGAGGGTGAAATCGCAAAGTGGTTCGTGAAACCTGGCGATGAAGTAAAAGAAGATGACGTACTTTGTGAAGTACAAAACGACAAAGCAGTTGTTGAGATCCCTTCCCAAGTCGACGGTACCGTTAAAGAGATACACGTTGATGAAGGTGAAACGACGACAGTAGGTACAGTCATCATTACGATTGATGATGGCTCTGAGGATTCTGGTGAGGAATCTAAGGAAGAACCTAAAGAAGAGTCAAAAGAAGAAAAACAAGAATCTTCAAAAGAGGATTCCAAAGATGAAAGATCAGAAGAGCAGCCTGCAGCTGAATCTGATGATAGTGATGTTGACGAAGATAAACGTGTCATTGCTATGCCATCCGTTAGAAAATATGCACGTGATAACGATGTGGATATCCGTAAAGTGCAAGGCTCTGGAAAAAATGGACGAATCCTTAAAGATGATGTGAACAGCTTCTTAGATGGAGGACAAGCTAAAGCTGAAGACAGCCAAGAAGATGAGGCTAAAGGAGAAAAAGCAGAGACATCTTCTAAAGCAGCACCGGCAGCGGGCGAAGCCTATCCTGAAACACGTGAGAAAATGAGCGGAACGCGTAAAGCGATTGCTAAAGCTATGGTGAACTCTAAACACACGGCTCCACATGTTACACTTATGGATGAAGTGGATGTATCAGAGCTCGTCGCTCATCGTAAGAAATTCAAGGCCGTTGCAGCAGAGCAAGATATTAAGCTGACTTATCTTCCTTATGTAGTGAAAGCACTCGTTTCAACTCTTAAGAAATATCCTGTTCTAAATACATCATTAGATGACGAAACAGATGAAATTATTCAAAAACACTACTATAATATTGGTATTGCAGCTGATACAGATAAAGGATTACTTGTACCTGTTGTAAAAGATGCTGATCGTAAATCCATCTTCTCCATTTCAAGTGAAGTGAATGAATTAGCTGTTAAAGCACGTGATGGAAAACTTTCTTCAGAAGAAATGAAGGGTGCTTCAACAACCATCACAAATATTGGTTCAGCAGGTGGACAATGGTTCACTCCAGTTATTAATCACCCAGAAGTTGCGATTTTAGGTATCGGACGTATTGCTGAGAAACCAGTTGTACGTGATGGGGAAATAGTCGTTGCTCCGGTACTTGCTATTTCATTAAGCTTTGACCATAGAATGATTGATGGGGCAACAGCACAGCATGCAATGAATAACATCAAGCGTTTACTGAACGATCCACAACTAATTATGATGGAGGCGTAA
- the lpdA gene encoding dihydrolipoyl dehydrogenase yields MVVGDFPIELDTLVVGAGPGGYVAAIRAAQTGQKVTIVDKGNLGGVCLNVGCVPSKALIQASHRFEHAKGAEDMGIQSENTTVDFSKVQEWKGGVVDKLTGGVEGLLKGNKVDIVKGEVYFVDKNTVRVMDEKNSQTYTYNNCIIATGSRPIELPSFKFSDRVLDSTGALDLKEVPKKLVIIGGGYIGTELGTAYANFDTEVTILEGMKDILGGFEKQMSTLVKRRLKKKGVEVVTNAMAQGVEETKDGVTVKYEVKGEEKTIEADYVLVTVGRRPNTDEIGLEELGIEMSDKGVIQTDKQSRTNIDNIYAIGDIVEGLPLAHKASYEGKIAAEAISGEKSEIDYLGMPEVVFSDPELASVGYREQEAKDAGYDVNASKFPFAANGRALSLNDSDGFLKLITRKDDGLVIGAQIAGPNASDMIAELGLAIESGMTAEDLALTIHAHPTLGEITMEAAEVAMGQPIHIVK; encoded by the coding sequence ATGGTAGTAGGAGATTTTCCAATTGAATTAGACACATTAGTTGTAGGCGCGGGTCCTGGCGGTTATGTTGCCGCCATCCGTGCTGCACAAACAGGGCAAAAGGTTACAATTGTAGACAAAGGGAACTTAGGTGGAGTTTGCTTAAACGTTGGTTGTGTCCCGTCTAAAGCACTTATTCAAGCAAGTCATCGATTTGAACATGCAAAAGGTGCAGAGGACATGGGGATTCAATCTGAAAATACAACTGTTGACTTTTCTAAGGTTCAGGAATGGAAAGGCGGCGTTGTTGACAAGCTTACTGGCGGTGTAGAAGGATTACTTAAAGGTAACAAGGTGGACATCGTTAAAGGGGAAGTGTATTTTGTAGATAAAAATACAGTGCGTGTCATGGATGAGAAAAACTCTCAAACTTACACATATAATAACTGTATTATTGCTACAGGGTCCCGCCCGATCGAGCTTCCTTCCTTTAAATTCTCTGATCGTGTACTAGATTCTACAGGAGCTCTTGATCTAAAAGAAGTTCCTAAGAAACTAGTTATCATCGGTGGAGGTTACATTGGCACAGAGCTAGGTACTGCATATGCGAACTTCGATACAGAAGTAACCATCCTTGAAGGCATGAAGGATATTCTTGGTGGTTTCGAGAAGCAAATGTCCACTCTTGTAAAACGTCGCCTGAAGAAAAAAGGTGTAGAAGTAGTTACCAATGCCATGGCTCAAGGTGTTGAGGAAACAAAAGATGGTGTTACTGTTAAATATGAAGTAAAAGGTGAAGAGAAAACAATTGAAGCTGATTACGTTCTTGTAACAGTTGGCCGTCGTCCTAACACAGATGAAATTGGCTTAGAAGAATTAGGGATTGAAATGAGTGATAAAGGTGTCATTCAAACGGATAAACAATCCCGTACAAATATCGATAACATTTATGCAATCGGTGATATTGTAGAAGGACTGCCACTTGCTCACAAAGCTTCTTATGAAGGCAAAATCGCCGCTGAAGCAATCTCTGGTGAGAAATCTGAAATTGATTACTTAGGAATGCCTGAAGTTGTATTCTCAGATCCAGAACTTGCTTCAGTAGGCTATAGAGAGCAGGAAGCGAAGGATGCGGGGTATGACGTAAATGCTTCTAAATTCCCGTTTGCAGCCAATGGGCGTGCGCTATCCCTTAACGACAGTGACGGCTTCTTGAAGCTGATTACTCGTAAAGATGATGGACTAGTTATTGGCGCTCAAATTGCTGGACCAAATGCTAGTGACATGATCGCTGAGCTTGGTCTTGCGATTGAATCAGGCATGACAGCAGAGGACTTGGCTCTAACCATTCATGCTCACCCAACCTTAGGTGAGATTACTATGGAAGCAGCTGAAGTGGCGATGGGACAACCTATCCATATCGTTAAATAA
- a CDS encoding glycine betaine uptake BCCT transporter codes for MKQVSKVFYISLVAAILFIIWGVIPEDILGTASLTNVTSTIQGFITEKFGWFYLLSATGFLIFAIYLIFSKYGKLKLGKPDDEPEYPYITWFAMLFSAGMGIGLVFWGAAEPLSHFHNTPIIGQEPMSQSAARDAMKYSFFHWGLHPWGIYAVLALALAYFKFRKGAPGVISAALVPLLGEKRIKGGLGTLIDFIAVFATIFGVATSLGLGALQISSGLSYSIDGLEDTFGLQLIIIAIVTVLFMTSAMTGLNKGIKYLSNANIVLALLLMLMVLFLGPTGFIMDYFTTTFGSYVRDLPYMSFRLNPFASEEYTWIKDWTIFYWAWWISWAPFVGTFIARVSKGRTIREFILGVLLVPTVFGALWFSVFGGTAISLEFFGGVDLFTDVSNLGTEVALFSMLEHIPLGGIMTVVALLLISTFFITSADSATFVLGMQTTHGSLNPKNQVKFVWGIIQASAAAVLLWTGGLTALQTAAIIAAFPFTIIMILMCFSLFKEFKAEAKVVDLKKKNK; via the coding sequence GTGAAACAGGTATCAAAAGTGTTTTATATTTCATTAGTTGCAGCTATATTATTTATCATTTGGGGAGTAATCCCTGAGGATATACTAGGTACAGCAAGTTTAACTAATGTTACATCAACTATTCAAGGATTTATAACAGAAAAGTTTGGATGGTTTTACTTACTGTCAGCTACCGGCTTTTTAATTTTTGCTATTTATTTAATTTTTTCTAAGTATGGAAAACTTAAATTAGGAAAGCCGGATGATGAGCCAGAATATCCTTACATCACTTGGTTCGCCATGTTGTTTAGTGCAGGTATGGGAATCGGGCTTGTATTTTGGGGTGCGGCTGAGCCACTTTCTCACTTCCACAATACACCTATCATCGGCCAGGAACCAATGTCTCAAAGTGCTGCAAGAGACGCCATGAAATATAGCTTCTTCCATTGGGGTTTACACCCATGGGGAATATACGCTGTACTAGCCTTAGCGCTTGCTTATTTCAAATTTAGAAAAGGAGCTCCAGGTGTTATCAGTGCCGCTCTTGTCCCACTATTAGGTGAAAAGCGAATTAAAGGCGGATTAGGTACTCTTATCGACTTTATTGCTGTATTTGCCACTATTTTTGGTGTAGCCACTTCTCTTGGCTTAGGTGCCTTGCAGATTTCGAGCGGGCTTTCCTACTCAATAGATGGTCTGGAAGATACCTTCGGATTACAATTGATCATTATTGCTATTGTTACTGTTTTGTTTATGACATCAGCCATGACAGGGCTTAATAAAGGAATTAAATATTTAAGTAATGCTAACATTGTGCTGGCTTTACTGCTCATGCTTATGGTTTTATTCTTAGGTCCTACTGGCTTCATTATGGATTACTTTACTACGACGTTTGGTTCGTACGTACGAGATCTGCCATATATGAGTTTCAGACTGAATCCATTTGCCTCCGAGGAGTATACATGGATTAAAGATTGGACGATTTTCTATTGGGCTTGGTGGATTTCCTGGGCACCGTTTGTAGGAACATTTATTGCACGTGTATCCAAGGGACGTACCATTCGAGAATTTATTTTAGGTGTTTTGTTAGTGCCAACGGTTTTCGGCGCATTATGGTTCTCAGTATTTGGCGGAACAGCCATTTCGCTAGAATTCTTTGGCGGTGTAGACTTGTTCACAGATGTATCAAATCTTGGTACAGAAGTTGCGCTCTTCTCCATGCTTGAGCATATTCCGCTGGGCGGTATTATGACTGTTGTTGCCCTGCTGTTGATTAGTACATTCTTTATTACATCTGCTGACTCTGCCACCTTTGTATTAGGTATGCAGACGACACACGGAAGTCTTAACCCGAAAAACCAAGTTAAGTTTGTATGGGGGATTATTCAGGCAAGTGCAGCAGCTGTATTACTTTGGACAGGTGGACTGACGGCGTTGCAAACAGCAGCCATTATCGCAGCATTCCCATTCACCATTATCATGATTCTGATGTGTTTCTCCCTATTTAAAGAATTTAAAGCCGAAGCAAAAGTAGTTGATCTAAAAAAGAAAAATAAGTAA
- a CDS encoding FUSC family protein, protein MLNFFKGFYLLGGRTIKTGISVFLTALICGFFNFPIIFAVITAIVTIEHTAADSIKKAMIRFPASAIGALSATGFYALFGKGALTFALAAMVTIAVCHKLKLDDGILVATITATAMIPDFQDDYFVSFITRLGTTSIGIVISTLVNFFLLPPNYSPRIYKNINQLFVHASQLIIRIISNDKGESNVKNRRISGAYRELTVQLERTFQLVQFQREEWKYHRHTIEQMKDFQFAQKKLGALQQITYHIGNLQYVRFMPNDFSPEEKQILNEVVQSLAKVMKDPAHKIDKVHLQKVEKLDHLFWKWKELHVEHSNHNKHQLPPQTILMYELLCFHEVLEELEKISAAHMKTVTQYYSE, encoded by the coding sequence GTGCTTAACTTTTTTAAAGGTTTTTATTTATTAGGTGGGCGTACAATTAAAACAGGTATTTCCGTGTTTCTAACCGCACTTATTTGTGGTTTTTTTAATTTCCCTATCATTTTCGCAGTCATTACAGCGATTGTTACTATCGAGCACACAGCTGCCGACTCGATAAAAAAAGCAATGATCCGCTTTCCTGCTTCAGCCATTGGAGCGTTATCAGCGACCGGCTTCTATGCTCTTTTTGGGAAAGGGGCATTAACCTTTGCTTTAGCTGCAATGGTAACCATTGCTGTTTGTCATAAACTTAAACTGGATGATGGAATTTTAGTTGCGACAATAACAGCGACTGCCATGATTCCCGACTTTCAAGATGATTATTTTGTTTCGTTTATCACAAGGTTGGGTACTACATCTATTGGTATCGTCATTTCAACTCTGGTTAACTTTTTTTTACTGCCGCCCAATTATTCTCCGCGTATTTACAAGAACATTAACCAACTGTTCGTCCACGCCTCGCAATTGATCATTCGCATAATTTCGAATGATAAAGGAGAATCTAACGTAAAGAATCGCAGGATTTCGGGAGCTTATCGTGAGTTGACTGTTCAATTAGAAAGAACCTTTCAACTGGTGCAGTTTCAAAGGGAAGAATGGAAATATCATCGCCATACGATCGAGCAAATGAAAGATTTTCAATTTGCTCAAAAGAAACTTGGCGCTTTGCAGCAAATCACCTATCACATAGGTAATTTACAGTATGTACGCTTCATGCCTAATGATTTTAGTCCAGAGGAAAAACAAATACTTAACGAGGTCGTGCAATCCCTTGCTAAAGTAATGAAGGATCCTGCACACAAAATTGATAAAGTGCACTTACAAAAAGTTGAAAAGCTCGATCACCTATTTTGGAAGTGGAAGGAGTTGCATGTAGAACATTCTAATCATAATAAACATCAGCTGCCTCCACAAACAATTCTTATGTACGAGCTGCTCTGTTTTCATGAGGTCCTGGAAGAATTAGAAAAAATCTCCGCCGCACATATGAAAACCGTAACGCAATACTATAGCGAGTAG
- a CDS encoding polysaccharide deacetylase family protein translates to MRKIFIMLLLALLLTACAGEQAAGKKENDQSKDSMDEQTSEEQVEEENKETEPKEAENQEDPNVKEDEAVVASAIEPEYELTDVWSFKPISDANEQVALLTFDDAPDDHALDIAKKLKELDAPAIFFVNGHFLNSPEEKEVLKQIHKLGFPIGNHTATHASLRDISKEQQREEIVGLNDKIEKIIGERPKFFRAPFGQNTDFSEQLAKEEGMLVMNWTYGYDWNAEYQNAEALADIMVNTELLAPGANLLMHDREWTAKAIPSIVKGLRDKGFELLDPSLIKTP, encoded by the coding sequence ATGAGAAAAATATTCATTATGTTATTGTTAGCTTTATTACTAACAGCTTGTGCAGGGGAACAGGCCGCAGGGAAGAAAGAAAACGATCAGTCAAAAGATTCAATGGACGAGCAAACATCAGAGGAGCAGGTTGAGGAGGAGAATAAGGAGACAGAACCGAAAGAAGCTGAGAACCAGGAGGATCCAAATGTTAAAGAGGATGAAGCAGTCGTAGCAAGTGCCATAGAGCCAGAATACGAGCTAACGGATGTGTGGTCATTTAAACCTATTAGCGATGCTAATGAACAAGTAGCACTGTTAACATTTGATGATGCTCCAGACGATCACGCATTGGATATCGCTAAGAAACTTAAAGAGCTGGATGCTCCTGCAATATTTTTTGTGAATGGTCATTTTCTAAATAGTCCGGAAGAGAAAGAAGTATTGAAGCAAATACATAAGCTTGGTTTTCCTATAGGCAACCACACGGCTACACATGCCTCATTGAGGGATATTTCAAAAGAACAGCAGAGAGAGGAAATTGTTGGTCTCAATGATAAAATAGAAAAAATTATAGGGGAGCGTCCGAAGTTCTTCAGAGCTCCTTTTGGCCAAAATACTGACTTTTCTGAGCAGCTTGCTAAAGAAGAGGGGATGCTTGTCATGAACTGGACGTATGGATATGATTGGAATGCTGAATATCAAAATGCTGAGGCGCTCGCTGACATCATGGTAAATACAGAGCTTTTAGCGCCAGGGGCCAACTTGCTTATGCATGATCGCGAATGGACAGCAAAAGCTATACCGTCCATAGTCAAAGGGTTAAGAGACAAGGGATTTGAATTATTAGACCCATCTTTAATCAAAACTCCATAA
- a CDS encoding GapA-binding peptide SR1P translates to MGTIVCQNCQKVIEHFENEKVSTLYSKCPSCNKSKKK, encoded by the coding sequence ATGGGTACAATTGTTTGTCAAAACTGTCAAAAGGTTATCGAACACTTTGAAAATGAAAAAGTATCAACCCTTTACAGCAAATGTCCATCTTGCAACAAGTCGAAGAAAAAATAA
- a CDS encoding aminotransferase class I/II-fold pyridoxal phosphate-dependent enzyme — protein MNQNQTPLYTGIKQHAEKNPTQFHIPGHKQGKGMDREFAEFIGENALSIDLINIEPLDDLHHPHGMIKHAQDLAAEAFGADYTFFSVQGTSGAIMTMVMSVCQPGDKIIVPRNVHKSVTSAIIFSGATPIFIHPELDDRLGISHGITPEAVQKACQAHPDAKALLVINPTYFGVSADLKQVVNIAHTFDMPVLVDEAHGVHIHFHERLPASAMQAGADLAATSVHKLGGALTQSSVLNLKEGLVSHERVQAILSMLTTTSTSYLLLASLDTARRQLAVQGRELLDHSLMLADYARSKINKLAPLYCPGNELLGSDATFDYDPTKLIVSVKSLGLSGYDVEVWLRERYKIEVELSDLYNILCIITPGDREQDVQLLLKALQELVSENKPSLIHKQITVQVPEIPSLALSPRDAFYAATEVVPFNESVGKISAEFIMVYPPGIPIFIPGEIITAENIDYIRENVAAGLPVQGPEDDSLKTLHVIKEHRAFR, from the coding sequence ATGAATCAAAACCAAACCCCCTTATACACAGGAATAAAACAACATGCTGAAAAAAATCCCACACAATTTCACATTCCCGGACATAAACAAGGAAAAGGAATGGATAGGGAATTCGCTGAATTTATCGGTGAAAATGCGCTATCCATCGATTTAATAAATATTGAGCCTTTGGATGACTTACATCATCCTCACGGAATGATCAAACACGCTCAGGACCTGGCTGCGGAAGCCTTCGGTGCGGATTATACCTTTTTCTCGGTACAAGGTACTTCCGGAGCGATTATGACTATGGTTATGAGTGTCTGCCAGCCTGGTGACAAAATTATTGTACCTAGAAATGTCCATAAGTCTGTTACATCAGCGATTATTTTTTCAGGGGCTACGCCAATCTTCATTCACCCCGAGCTTGATGATCGACTAGGTATCTCACACGGTATTACACCCGAGGCTGTTCAAAAGGCCTGTCAGGCACATCCTGATGCCAAAGCATTACTCGTTATTAACCCAACATACTTTGGTGTATCCGCGGACCTTAAGCAAGTCGTAAACATCGCCCACACATTTGATATGCCGGTACTTGTTGATGAAGCTCACGGGGTACACATCCATTTCCATGAACGACTCCCGGCTTCCGCTATGCAGGCTGGTGCAGATTTAGCAGCAACGAGCGTCCATAAATTAGGTGGGGCACTCACGCAAAGTTCTGTTTTAAACTTAAAAGAGGGTCTTGTATCACACGAACGGGTCCAAGCTATTCTTTCGATGTTAACAACAACCTCTACCTCTTATCTTTTACTTGCCTCACTGGATACAGCAAGAAGGCAGTTAGCAGTTCAAGGGAGAGAGCTACTTGACCATTCTTTAATGCTAGCTGATTACGCTAGAAGTAAGATCAACAAATTAGCACCACTATATTGCCCTGGAAATGAGTTACTAGGTAGTGACGCCACGTTTGATTACGATCCAACCAAACTGATCGTTTCAGTGAAAAGCCTCGGTCTGTCTGGATATGATGTAGAAGTGTGGCTTAGAGAAAGATATAAAATAGAGGTCGAACTATCGGATCTATACAATATTTTGTGTATCATTACTCCCGGAGACCGCGAGCAAGATGTACAATTACTGTTAAAGGCGTTACAAGAACTTGTTTCGGAAAACAAGCCTTCTCTTATTCACAAACAAATCACGGTTCAAGTGCCTGAAATTCCTTCACTTGCACTTTCTCCGCGTGATGCCTTTTATGCAGCAACAGAAGTTGTTCCATTTAATGAATCAGTAGGGAAGATCAGTGCGGAATTCATCATGGTTTATCCTCCAGGGATTCCAATCTTTATTCCTGGTGAAATCATAACGGCAGAGAACATTGACTATATTCGTGAAAATGTTGCGGCTGGTTTACCTGTTCAAGGCCCAGAGGATGATTCTTTAAAAACTCTACATGTTATAAAAGAACATCGTGCCTTTAGATAG